Part of the Sodalinema gerasimenkoae IPPAS B-353 genome is shown below.
GAAATCTATTTAGAAGAGAAAAACTTTAGCCAAGCCATCATCTCTGCCCGCAAAGCCATTCAGGGCAAACCCGACTCCGCCGAAGCCTACAAAGTCCTCGGTAATGCCTTCTTAGGACAAAAGAACGGCAACGCCGCCATGAACGCCTATCAACGGGCGATCGCCATCAAACCGGACTTCGCTGAAGTCTACTCCAACGTTGCCAGTATTTACTTCTTCCAAAACCAAAACCACGAAGCCCTCCAACTCTATCAAAAAGCCCTCTCCCATAACCAAGAGTTACCAGGGATTCATTGGAATTTAGGGAAAGTCTATGAACGGATGGGCAAGGTTGATGAAACCATCCAATGTTGGAAACGGGCCTTAGAACTCGACCCCAAATTCGGCGGGGGCATCTCCTATCAGCATTTGGCGGCTAAATACTACGGCAAAGGACAAAAAGAGGACGCCGTCAAACTCTTCCATAAAGCCATTGAACTCCAGCCGGATTTAACCGAATCCTACTGGGCCCTCTGCGAATTCTATAATACCAAAAACCAAGCCGCCGCCCGGGCCGTTTCCCTGAAATTCTGTGAAAACGTGACCGGGAAAGACTACATTATGGCCCTATTGGCCGCCATGAAATCTCACCTGAACTCTGGAGTGAGTGAGGTGGCGATCGCCAAATTCAACGAAGTCGAACCCCTCATCTACGACGCCATTCAGCAATATCCCCTCACCTACAACGAGGTCGTGCGCCTCTATCTCAACCTGGCCTTTGATATGCCCCACGTCCGCGATGACGTGGCTAAAAACGCCAAACTCTCTAAAACCCTAGCCCAACTCTATCTCAAATATCTCGAAGCCAAAGCCAACAGCGAGAAACACGCCGAAATTCCCATTCGTCCTCGGCCCAACCCCGGCCATCCCCTGCGCATCGGCTTCCTCTCCAAACATTTCCGCCGTCACTCCGTTGGTTGGCTGAGTGTGGACATTATCGAGGCCCTCAGTCAAATCACCCCCCATATCTTCCTCTACGTCACCGGGGATATGGGCCGTGATGAACTCACCGAACGCTTCGAGAAAGCCGCCGAGAAATTTAGCCGTCCCCAGGGGGCCCAGGCGAAACTGATTTTGCAAGAAATTGCCCAGGATAACCTCGATGTCTTAGTGGATATGGACTCGGTAACGGTGATGCCCAACACTGAAGTCTTCTATAGCAGTCCGGCCCATGTCTGTCTCACCTGGCTAGGCTTTGATGCCCCCTATATTACTCCCAAAAATTACTACCTGGGAGATTGGCAAACTCACCCAGCCGGTGTCGAGGAACATTACATCGAACAAGTGGTGCGCCTTCCCGACTCCTTCGCTGCCACCGCTGGACTTCCCATCCGTCAAGTGGATCGGGAGGTATTGCGCCGTTCCATGCGGGTGGCCCCCAATCAGGTGGCCTTCCTCTGTGTGGCGACGGGTAATAAGTTCTGTCCTGAGTTAGTCGAAGCCCAAATTAAGATTCTGGCCCAGGTTCCCGATAGCCTTCTGTTCTATAAAGGCCGGGTGGGGGATTTGTTGGCCATTGAGGAAATCTATAAACAAGAATGTCGCCGTCAGGGAGTTCGGACGAATCGCATCCGCATTCTCCCCCGAACTCAGACGGAAGAAGAACATCGCCTGATTTATCAGTTTGCCGATGTCTTGATTGATTCCTATCCCTATAGTGGGGCAACCCACGTCGTCGAGGCCCTCTGGTTTAATATGCCGGTGGTGGCCTTGGTGTCGCAACAGTCCTTTGGCCGTCAAGCCTACTCCCTGATGAAAGCCGCTGGGACGGATTTGGGCGTGGCTTGGACTTGGCAGGAGTATATTGATTGGGCAGTCCGCATGGGCCAAGATGATGGCCTGCGGCAACAGATGCGATCGCAACTCGAACAGGGTAAACACCCCGACAGTCTGGCCCCCCTCTGGAATCCCCGCAAGTTCGCCAGCGATATGTATGGCATCTTCAAGGAACTTGTTGCCCAACGGGCCGCTGGATAGCTGTATATCCGGATAGCGGCCACCAGTCTTGTAAGGATAAGCGATACCTTTCGCATGATGACTGGTGATTATGGGGACTCACACTTTACTTGCACTTGCTGCCTTATTGGCGCCAGAGGGCAGTCTCGAACCGTCTGTGTTACCGATGCTGCCCTCGTTGGACAATCCATCCTTAGAAACCTCGGCCGACTCGAATCAAGTCCTGGCCATGGCCTCTCCTGAGATGAGTCACCCAGAATCTCAGCATCAGCCGCAATTTATGACTGCCGATGTTTCTGGGGCCGATGGTTCTGGGGCCGATGGTTCTGGGGGTGATGTCTCTGGGGTGGGCCACTCGGGGCCGAGTCTTTTTCATCAATATGTCAGCCTCTATCAGGCCCTGTTGATGACTCTGGCCCTGTC
Proteins encoded:
- a CDS encoding tetratricopeptide repeat protein, which gives rise to MSVSVATAIASHRTGEVERAEQLYRQILAENPQEAAALHGLGMIAYQQQQYDRAIDQIEQAIALDQSHAAYYNTLGMAYRGQGNLDKSLASYRQGLLLDPNSDALQGNFTRAWLEYVEGDRPAALNHLIQLGRAYHRLGDFSQAKQLYERVLEYDADQADALQGLGTLAYQQQDHTQAITLLQRAIALNPNAASYHHNLGAVYQAQGQLADATAAYRRSVELNPNLEAPRKQLNQLLEHLRQKDVVIWEQEMLKLAQCFHEQENYRQAIFLYKKILEVDNQSAIAHYNLARIAYHHHQSYQAMVDFEKAVKLAPQNAEYHHGFGLACLQHSVPQMALDEFKKALEIDPENQEYQQKFNETVEYFLKYYHECAQWHYNLEEYQEVAQIDFQAGNFIKEQTGRLQTAQRYYRHALDLHPNYAEVHLTLAEIYLEEKNFSQAIISARKAIQGKPDSAEAYKVLGNAFLGQKNGNAAMNAYQRAIAIKPDFAEVYSNVASIYFFQNQNHEALQLYQKALSHNQELPGIHWNLGKVYERMGKVDETIQCWKRALELDPKFGGGISYQHLAAKYYGKGQKEDAVKLFHKAIELQPDLTESYWALCEFYNTKNQAAARAVSLKFCENVTGKDYIMALLAAMKSHLNSGVSEVAIAKFNEVEPLIYDAIQQYPLTYNEVVRLYLNLAFDMPHVRDDVAKNAKLSKTLAQLYLKYLEAKANSEKHAEIPIRPRPNPGHPLRIGFLSKHFRRHSVGWLSVDIIEALSQITPHIFLYVTGDMGRDELTERFEKAAEKFSRPQGAQAKLILQEIAQDNLDVLVDMDSVTVMPNTEVFYSSPAHVCLTWLGFDAPYITPKNYYLGDWQTHPAGVEEHYIEQVVRLPDSFAATAGLPIRQVDREVLRRSMRVAPNQVAFLCVATGNKFCPELVEAQIKILAQVPDSLLFYKGRVGDLLAIEEIYKQECRRQGVRTNRIRILPRTQTEEEHRLIYQFADVLIDSYPYSGATHVVEALWFNMPVVALVSQQSFGRQAYSLMKAAGTDLGVAWTWQEYIDWAVRMGQDDGLRQQMRSQLEQGKHPDSLAPLWNPRKFASDMYGIFKELVAQRAAG